Genomic window (Onychomys torridus unplaced genomic scaffold, mOncTor1.1, whole genome shotgun sequence):
TCATCCCTAGAAATATTTAATCTCTCCAACTTCAAATTTTGTACAGTTCTGAAACTACCCATCCACCATATGTTTAACCTCAGTGACCCATACTTTATCATGCAATCTTGTGCAGTATTAGTAATAATGTCTACGTCATTACCTGGGATTTACATGTacagtgtgtgttttttgtttgtttgttttttgttttggttgtgtgtgtgtgtgtgtgtgtgtgtgtgtgtgtgtatgtgtgtttgtaaatttataaagaatatcaGTGACTAGAATGCTCTGCTAAGAATCTTCCTTAAAGCAGTTTTAATGTCcttgttcctcaggctgtagatgaaGGGATTCAACATAGGTGTGACCACACTGTACATCACTGAGGCCACTGCATTACTTCTGGGAGTATGTGACCAGGAGGAGCTGAAGTATACTCCTAGTCCTGTTCCATAAAACAGGCAAACAATGGACAAATgagacccacaggtggagaaggtTTTGTGCTTCCCACTGGATGATGGTGACCTTATGATGGAGGAAACTATTTTAAAGTAAGAGAAAACAATTCCTGAAATAGGAATTAACCCAAAGAcactgcctatactgaatctgaCTATGGCACTAGTGACAGTATCAAAATTGGTACGTTTAAGGACTTCAGAAGGGCCACAGAAGAAGTTGGAAACTTCAGTAAAATCCTCACAGTTGGAAAAATTTAATATTGCCACATAGTGTGACTGTAATTCTGCAAGGCTAAAGAGAAAAGACCCTAGAAGTAAGACACCACAGCGACTGGGATTCATAATGACCTGGTAATACAGAGGGTGGCAGATGGCCACAAACCGGTCATATGCCATCACAGCCAGAAGCATGTT
Coding sequences:
- the LOC118575176 gene encoding olfactory receptor 7E24-like, whose amino-acid sequence is MENSTCVPEVHFIQLSEDPRVQTVLFGLFLFMYILALIGNLLIILTVSSDSHLHTPMYFFLSILSIADICFISTTVPKVILDIQTHCGVISFVGCLTQMSLFIIFACMDNMLLAVMAYDRFVAICHPLYYQVIMNPSRCGVLLLGSFLFSLAELQSHYVAILNFSNCEDFTEVSNFFCGPSEVLKRTNFDTVTSAIVRFSIGSVFGLIPISGIVFSYFKIVSSIIRSPSSSGKHKTFSTCGSHLSIVCLFYGTGLGVYFSSSWSHTPRSNAVASVMYSVVTPMLNPFIYSLRNKDIKTALRKILSRAF